A single genomic interval of Roseomonas aeriglobus harbors:
- a CDS encoding helix-turn-helix transcriptional regulator translates to MRQDAAKRRYDDACAATHGMDIIGERWALPIMRELMLGPRRFGELRKSLPAISANVLTQRLGDLEAAGIVRREKLPPPASVQVYGLTEWGQQAGPVFQVLGRWAARSPLHDPTKPFSPVSLMLSLRTMVDTAAAGDLVARLGFRYGEEAFHWTIDHGVVSLGRGLPIDPHIVFGGETGGVAALIYAGVPLEALEADGLITVEGDRALAARLGQFFPMPQKARIT, encoded by the coding sequence ATGCGACAAGACGCTGCCAAACGCCGCTACGACGATGCCTGTGCCGCAACCCACGGCATGGACATCATCGGCGAACGCTGGGCGTTGCCGATCATGCGCGAGCTGATGCTGGGGCCGCGGCGGTTCGGGGAATTGCGCAAGAGCCTGCCGGCGATCAGCGCCAACGTCCTCACCCAACGTCTGGGCGATCTGGAGGCGGCAGGAATCGTCCGGCGCGAGAAGCTGCCGCCGCCGGCCAGCGTCCAGGTCTATGGCCTGACCGAATGGGGGCAGCAGGCGGGGCCGGTGTTCCAGGTACTGGGGCGCTGGGCGGCACGCTCGCCGCTGCATGATCCGACCAAGCCGTTCAGCCCCGTGTCGCTGATGCTGTCGCTCCGAACGATGGTCGATACCGCGGCAGCGGGTGACCTGGTCGCGCGGCTGGGCTTTCGCTATGGCGAGGAAGCCTTTCACTGGACGATCGACCACGGCGTGGTGTCGCTCGGCCGCGGACTGCCGATCGATCCACACATCGTCTTCGGTGGAGAGACGGGCGGCGTCGCCGCGCTGATCTATGCCGGCGTGCCGCTGGAGGCGTTGGAAGCCGACGGCCTGATCACCGTCGAGGGCGATCGCGCGCTT
- a CDS encoding glutathione S-transferase family protein — translation MRPIITAFDWVPDFARGQVRDLRVRWALEEVGQAYDVVFLSQGEQKAAPHRSRQPFGQVPTYEVGDLVLFESGAIVQHIADTHDGLFPADPNGRARAIEWMYAALNTVEPPIMDHAIATLFEADRPWSKPRLPSVMQRIDARFGELSDRLGDRRWLDGDVFTAGDLLMIAVLRIMEGDAVLAAYPNLVAYVARGTNRPAFARALEAQMAGFTGTPPPAVLAWLERQKAQQGETA, via the coding sequence ATGCGACCGATCATCACCGCGTTCGACTGGGTACCCGATTTCGCGCGAGGCCAGGTCCGCGATTTGCGCGTGCGCTGGGCGCTCGAGGAGGTCGGCCAGGCCTATGACGTCGTCTTCCTGTCGCAGGGCGAGCAGAAGGCCGCACCCCACCGCAGTCGCCAGCCGTTCGGACAGGTGCCGACCTATGAAGTCGGCGACCTCGTCCTGTTCGAATCCGGCGCGATCGTCCAGCATATCGCCGACACGCACGACGGGCTGTTCCCCGCCGACCCGAACGGCCGCGCCCGCGCGATCGAATGGATGTACGCCGCGCTCAACACGGTCGAACCGCCGATCATGGATCATGCCATCGCGACCCTGTTCGAAGCCGACAGGCCATGGTCGAAACCGCGCCTGCCGTCGGTGATGCAGCGCATCGACGCGCGCTTCGGGGAGCTCAGCGATCGGCTCGGCGACAGGCGCTGGCTCGATGGCGACGTCTTCACCGCCGGCGACCTGCTGATGATCGCGGTGCTGCGGATCATGGAGGGCGACGCCGTGCTCGCCGCCTATCCGAACCTCGTCGCCTATGTCGCGCGCGGGACCAACCGCCCGGCATTCGCCCGCGCGCTGGAGGCGCAGATGGCGGGCTTCACCGGCACCCCGCCGCCCGCCGTGCTTGCATGGCTCGAAAGGCAAAAGGCTCAGCAGGGAGAGACGGCATGA
- a CDS encoding DUF1428 domain-containing protein, translating into MGGFESVSDAGDGSGSGYVDGIVLPLKTADREAFGTFARSVAAPFLEHGALRVIDTVADDVHPGKQTDFFRAILAGDDEQPSFGFVEWPDKATRDAGWAAVMADPRMQGDDAPFDGKRMIFGGFTIIIDA; encoded by the coding sequence ATGGGCGGGTTCGAGAGCGTCAGCGACGCTGGCGACGGCAGCGGCAGCGGGTACGTCGACGGCATCGTCCTGCCGCTGAAAACAGCCGACCGCGAGGCGTTCGGCACCTTCGCGCGATCGGTCGCTGCCCCGTTCCTGGAACATGGTGCGCTCAGGGTCATCGACACGGTCGCCGACGACGTACATCCCGGCAAGCAGACCGACTTCTTCCGCGCCATCCTGGCCGGAGATGACGAGCAGCCCTCGTTCGGCTTCGTCGAATGGCCCGACAAGGCGACCCGCGACGCCGGCTGGGCGGCGGTCATGGCCGACCCGCGCATGCAGGGTGACGATGCGCCCTTCGATGGCAAGCGCATGATCTTCGGCGGGTTCACGATCATCATCGACGCCTGA
- a CDS encoding VOC family protein, whose translation MANRNGTPIWFELNTPDAAAAADFYAAVTGWRVTPSPMAEHGGYRLASTAGGDAIAGIMTPPPQAPAHGGWSIYFAVDDVDAHAARIRALGGSVSFGPMDIPHVGRFAVVADPQGVVFFIMKGASPDDSQAFRQSGSGDTMGHGVWIELATPDPDAAFAFYGALFGWEKSGAMPMGPMGDYAFIGGTAAGPECAAGETTAPGAIMSSALTGAPPRWNWYVHVPDIDAAIATTQNHGGTLLHGPNQVPGGDYTATIADPHGSQIGLVGPRQER comes from the coding sequence ATGGCCAATCGCAACGGCACGCCGATCTGGTTCGAACTCAACACGCCCGATGCCGCGGCGGCGGCCGACTTCTACGCCGCGGTGACCGGATGGCGGGTCACCCCCTCCCCCATGGCAGAGCACGGCGGCTATCGCCTCGCCAGCACGGCGGGAGGAGACGCGATCGCCGGCATCATGACTCCGCCGCCCCAGGCTCCGGCCCATGGCGGCTGGTCGATCTATTTCGCGGTCGACGACGTCGATGCCCATGCCGCACGCATTCGGGCGTTGGGCGGGTCGGTCAGCTTCGGCCCGATGGACATCCCGCACGTCGGCCGCTTCGCCGTCGTCGCCGATCCCCAGGGCGTCGTGTTCTTCATCATGAAGGGCGCCAGCCCCGATGACAGCCAGGCCTTCCGCCAGTCGGGCAGCGGCGACACGATGGGGCACGGCGTATGGATCGAACTCGCGACCCCCGATCCGGACGCGGCCTTCGCCTTTTACGGCGCGCTGTTCGGTTGGGAAAAGTCGGGTGCGATGCCGATGGGCCCGATGGGCGACTATGCCTTTATCGGCGGTACCGCGGCCGGCCCCGAATGCGCGGCCGGAGAGACGACGGCACCGGGCGCGATCATGTCGAGCGCCCTGACCGGTGCTCCGCCGCGTTGGAACTGGTACGTCCACGTGCCCGACATCGACGCCGCCATTGCGACAACGCAGAACCACGGCGGCACCCTGCTGCACGGTCCGAACCAGGTCCCCGGCGGCGACTATACCGCCACCATCGCCGACCCGCACGGCAGCCAGATCGGCCTGGTCGGCCCGCGCCAGGAGCGTTGA
- a CDS encoding VOC family protein: protein MDKLTTVLWFDHGEARKAAEFYAATFPDSHVGPAADAPTDFPGGSAGAEITVAFTVLGRSFSGLNGGPNFTPNEAVSFMVVTEDQAETDRYWDAIVGNGGQESACGWCKDRWGFSWQITPRTLLDALQAGGAEAQRAFTAMMTMHRIDVAAIDAARRGGVA, encoded by the coding sequence ATGGACAAGCTGACGACCGTGCTGTGGTTCGACCACGGCGAAGCGCGCAAGGCGGCGGAATTCTATGCCGCGACCTTTCCCGACAGCCATGTCGGCCCGGCCGCCGACGCCCCGACCGACTTCCCCGGCGGCTCTGCCGGCGCGGAGATCACCGTCGCCTTCACCGTGCTCGGCCGATCCTTTTCGGGGCTGAACGGCGGGCCGAACTTCACGCCCAACGAAGCGGTCAGCTTCATGGTGGTGACCGAGGATCAGGCGGAGACCGATCGGTATTGGGACGCGATCGTCGGCAACGGCGGGCAGGAGAGCGCCTGCGGGTGGTGCAAGGATCGCTGGGGCTTTTCCTGGCAGATCACACCCCGCACTCTGCTCGATGCGCTGCAGGCCGGCGGGGCGGAGGCCCAGCGCGCCTTTACCGCCATGATGACCATGCACCGGATCGACGTCGCCGCGATCGATGCCGCCCGACGGGGAGGCGTCGCTTGA
- a CDS encoding SRPBCC family protein, whose protein sequence is MTDTHELRIDRTIDAPVEAVWRAWTDHSGEWFCPHPWRAEVVEQTLRPGGRSAMVMRGPNGEENAIEGIILDVVPGRRIVSTDAFTAGWVPAGPFMVRIDLFEPDPSDPGRTRYSAIARHWTAEAAEQHKAMGFEAGWSASADQLEAVAKRLAASA, encoded by the coding sequence TTGACCGACACACACGAACTCCGCATCGACCGCACGATCGACGCCCCCGTCGAGGCGGTCTGGCGCGCCTGGACCGACCATAGCGGCGAATGGTTCTGCCCCCACCCCTGGCGTGCGGAGGTCGTCGAACAGACTCTGCGCCCCGGCGGTCGATCGGCCATGGTGATGCGCGGACCCAACGGCGAAGAGAACGCGATCGAGGGCATCATCCTCGACGTCGTGCCTGGGCGCCGGATCGTCTCGACCGACGCCTTCACCGCCGGTTGGGTGCCGGCCGGCCCGTTCATGGTGCGAATCGACCTGTTCGAACCCGATCCATCCGATCCGGGCCGCACCCGCTACAGCGCCATCGCGCGGCACTGGACGGCCGAGGCTGCCGAGCAGCACAAGGCGATGGGTTTCGAAGCGGGTTGGTCAGCGTCGGCCGATCAGCTGGAAGCGGTCGCCAAGCGGTTGGCAGCCAGCGCGTAA
- the pyrC gene encoding dihydroorotase encodes MRDRLTIRRPDDWHVHLRDGAMLAAVAPPTARQFARAIVMPNLSPPVTDVAAAEAYRTRIMAALPEGGDFTPLMTCYLTDATDPTEVRRGFEQGVFTACKLYPAHATTNSAHGVTSIAHIAPVLEAMQAIGMPLLVHGEVTDPAIDIFDREAVFIDRVLIPLLADFPALKVVLEHITTAEAAAFVVSHPERIGATVTPQHLVINRNAIFAGGLRPHAYCLPVAKRETHRVAVRRAVTGGAPNIFLGTDTAPHMVEAKESSCGCAGIFSALTALELYLEVFDEDGAIDRFEAFASENGPRFYGLPLNEGSVTLERVDLPVPPVFSAGESHVVPFRAGETLRWRMVD; translated from the coding sequence ATGCGCGACCGTCTGACCATCCGCCGCCCCGACGATTGGCACGTCCATTTGCGCGACGGCGCGATGCTGGCCGCAGTCGCTCCGCCGACCGCGCGTCAGTTCGCGCGCGCGATCGTCATGCCGAACCTGTCGCCCCCGGTGACCGATGTCGCCGCGGCGGAAGCCTATCGCACCCGCATCATGGCGGCCTTGCCCGAGGGCGGCGACTTCACGCCGCTGATGACCTGCTATCTGACGGATGCGACCGACCCGACCGAGGTGCGGCGCGGGTTCGAGCAGGGCGTGTTCACCGCCTGCAAGCTCTACCCCGCCCACGCCACGACCAATTCGGCGCACGGGGTCACCAGCATTGCGCATATCGCCCCGGTGCTGGAGGCGATGCAGGCGATCGGCATGCCCTTGCTGGTCCACGGCGAAGTCACCGACCCCGCAATCGATATCTTCGACCGGGAGGCGGTGTTCATCGACCGTGTCCTGATCCCGCTGCTGGCCGATTTTCCGGCGCTCAAGGTCGTTCTGGAGCATATCACGACCGCGGAAGCCGCGGCCTTCGTCGTCAGTCATCCGGAGCGAATCGGTGCGACGGTGACGCCGCAGCATCTGGTCATCAATCGCAACGCCATCTTCGCCGGGGGGCTGCGCCCGCACGCCTATTGCCTGCCGGTCGCCAAGCGCGAAACGCACCGCGTGGCCGTGCGCAGGGCCGTGACGGGTGGAGCGCCCAACATCTTCCTGGGTACCGACACTGCGCCGCACATGGTCGAGGCGAAGGAATCGTCCTGTGGATGCGCGGGCATCTTCAGCGCGCTGACCGCACTCGAACTCTATCTCGAAGTGTTCGACGAGGATGGCGCGATCGACCGGTTCGAAGCCTTCGCCAGCGAGAACGGCCCGCGCTTCTACGGCCTGCCGCTCAACGAGGGTAGCGTGACGCTTGAACGGGTGGACCTGCCGGTGCCTCCGGTGTTTTCAGCGGGTGAGAGCCACGTCGTCCCGTTCCGCGCGGGCGAGACGCTGCGCTGGCGGATGGTGGACTAG
- a CDS encoding folate-binding protein produces the protein MTDTTLADRRVFRVAGDDPRGFLQGLVTQDVATVTTDAPRWSGLLTPQGKALFDFLLWDDGEGGVLIDCEASQSDALMRRLTLYRLRRAIEIAPVDTAVHWSIDSDTGAPDPRLAELGRRWLGPATPGDAAARWRAHRLSLGVTEGVGELGSEATLWLECNARELNGVSFTKGCYVGQENTARMHHRSKVNRRLVVAPLGDDGDRVRARYPELNVMVELRRVEALGDALRPAWLEAALADA, from the coding sequence ATGACCGACACCACCCTTGCCGACCGTCGTGTGTTTCGCGTGGCGGGAGACGATCCGCGCGGCTTCCTCCAGGGTCTGGTGACGCAGGATGTCGCTACCGTGACCACGGACGCACCGCGCTGGAGCGGGCTGTTGACCCCGCAGGGGAAGGCGCTGTTCGATTTTCTGCTGTGGGATGATGGCGAGGGTGGGGTCCTGATCGATTGCGAAGCGTCCCAGAGCGATGCGCTGATGCGGCGCCTGACGCTGTATCGACTGCGCCGTGCGATCGAGATCGCGCCGGTCGACACGGCCGTTCATTGGTCGATCGATAGCGATACTGGCGCCCCGGATCCGCGCCTGGCCGAACTCGGGCGCCGTTGGCTGGGTCCCGCGACGCCCGGCGATGCCGCCGCGCGGTGGCGCGCGCACCGATTGTCGCTGGGCGTGACCGAGGGGGTCGGCGAGCTCGGCAGCGAAGCCACTCTCTGGCTGGAATGCAATGCGCGTGAACTGAACGGCGTCAGCTTCACCAAAGGCTGCTATGTCGGGCAGGAGAACACCGCCCGCATGCACCACCGCTCCAAGGTCAACCGCCGACTGGTCGTAGCGCCCCTTGGTGACGATGGCGATCGCGTGCGGGCGCGCTATCCCGAATTGAATGTGATGGTCGAGCTGCGCCGCGTCGAGGCGTTGGGCGACGCACTCCGTCCGGCATGGCTGGAAGCGGCGCTGGCCGACGCCTGA
- a CDS encoding OmpA family protein has product MRKLAVVLALASTALATPALARDDSWYVGVEGGAMIVEDIDFDIRTAAGVTTTNAATVDHKYGWDVDGVIGYDFGMFRAEAEVGYRQANVDGYRSSVTTPVYGPTGALGSAAAGNFDYAGGRTSALSFMVNGLLDFGEDDGVQGFVGGGVGVARVKADSYALNTRGAFLDDSDTVFAWQALAGVRAPLGDRLDATLKYRFFNADDVRLVDVSGRSFDGRFRSHSLLGGLTYNFGGAEAPPPPPPPPPPPPPPPPPPPPPPPPPAPVCTPGPYIVFFEWDRSDITPEAAGILDNAISAYSTCGNARVMLAGHADRSGSASYNVGLSQRRADSVRAYMTGRGISDGVISTEAFGESRPRVETADGVRELQNRRVEITYGPGAGM; this is encoded by the coding sequence ATGCGGAAGCTTGCCGTCGTATTGGCGCTTGCATCTACCGCGCTGGCCACTCCCGCCCTCGCCCGCGATGATTCGTGGTACGTGGGTGTTGAGGGCGGTGCGATGATCGTCGAAGACATTGACTTCGACATTCGAACCGCTGCTGGTGTGACCACCACCAACGCTGCTACCGTCGACCACAAATATGGCTGGGACGTCGATGGCGTCATCGGTTACGACTTCGGTATGTTCCGTGCCGAAGCCGAAGTCGGCTATCGCCAGGCGAACGTCGATGGCTACCGCTCGAGCGTGACCACTCCGGTCTACGGTCCGACCGGTGCGCTCGGCTCGGCTGCTGCGGGCAACTTCGACTATGCCGGTGGCCGCACGTCGGCGCTGAGCTTCATGGTCAACGGCCTGCTCGACTTCGGTGAAGACGATGGCGTTCAGGGCTTCGTCGGCGGCGGCGTCGGTGTCGCTCGCGTCAAGGCGGACAGCTATGCGCTGAACACGCGTGGCGCGTTCCTCGACGACTCGGACACCGTGTTCGCGTGGCAGGCTCTGGCGGGCGTTCGCGCTCCGCTCGGCGACCGTCTGGATGCGACGCTGAAGTATCGCTTCTTCAACGCGGACGACGTGCGTCTGGTCGACGTGTCGGGTCGCAGCTTTGACGGCCGGTTCCGGTCGCACAGCCTGCTCGGCGGTCTGACCTACAACTTCGGTGGTGCGGAAGCTCCGCCGCCGCCGCCGCCGCCGCCGCCGCCTCCCCCGCCGCCGCCGCCCCCGCCGCCCCCGCCGCCGCCTCCGCCGGCGCCGGTGTGCACGCCTGGGCCGTACATCGTGTTCTTCGAGTGGGATCGCTCGGACATCACGCCGGAAGCAGCGGGCATTCTGGACAACGCCATCTCGGCCTACTCGACCTGCGGCAACGCACGCGTCATGCTGGCCGGCCACGCCGACCGTTCGGGATCGGCGAGCTACAACGTCGGCCTGTCGCAGCGCCGTGCGGACTCGGTCCGTGCGTACATGACCGGCCGCGGGATCAGCGATGGCGTGATCTCGACCGAAGCGTTCGGCGAAAGCCGCCCGCGCGTCGAGACTGCCGATGGCGTCCGCGAGCTCCAGAACCGTCGTGTGGAAATCACCTACGGCCCTGGCGCCGGGATGTAA
- a CDS encoding DUF2793 domain-containing protein: MNDTTARLALPMLVPGQAQKEMTHNEALALLAMAVQASVTAVGVNTPPTDPALGDCWVVGATPTGAWTGHADAVAGWTIGGWRFVAPHPGFAVTIGETGRRAVFLDTGWHVELPATAIAMPSGGDVIDTQARTAIGQLLAALRGLRLLPE; this comes from the coding sequence ATGAACGATACGACCGCGCGCCTCGCGCTGCCGATGCTCGTACCCGGGCAGGCGCAGAAGGAAATGACGCACAACGAAGCGCTCGCACTGCTGGCGATGGCGGTGCAGGCAAGCGTCACCGCTGTCGGCGTGAACACACCGCCGACCGATCCGGCCCTTGGCGACTGCTGGGTGGTCGGCGCCACGCCGACCGGCGCCTGGACCGGGCATGCCGATGCGGTCGCCGGCTGGACCATCGGCGGCTGGCGATTCGTTGCGCCGCATCCGGGCTTCGCCGTCACCATCGGTGAAACCGGCCGCCGAGCCGTCTTTCTGGATACAGGCTGGCACGTCGAGCTGCCCGCGACCGCCATCGCCATGCCGTCCGGCGGGGATGTCATTGATACGCAAGCCAGAACCGCGATCGGCCAATTGCTGGCGGCGCTTCGGGGTCTTCGCCTGCTCCCCGAATAA
- a CDS encoding DUF2163 domain-containing protein: MSWLEGPLTTLALCWRIERRDGIAIGLTAHDRDLVIDGNVYRAAPGMTPSAIRRRDPGRADTMDVAGALTSGAITEDDLLGGRWDGAAVAIFAVDWTDPANRVALGDGVLGAIETADGRFTAELRGRGAALDAPASETTSPECRAELGDRRCRVAMAGRRRIARVLGVVDDAVTLDAGPAVAGGWAGGRLRCLDGANSGLEDVVATAEGAVVRIAGVARYPIVPGDRCEMIEGCDKSLATCAGRFGNAVNFRGEPFLPGIDLLTRYPSA, translated from the coding sequence ATGAGTTGGCTGGAGGGGCCGCTGACCACGCTTGCCTTGTGCTGGCGGATCGAGCGGCGCGACGGGATCGCGATCGGGCTGACCGCGCATGATCGCGACCTGGTGATCGACGGCAACGTCTATCGCGCGGCGCCGGGCATGACGCCCTCGGCGATCCGGCGGCGCGATCCGGGGCGGGCCGACACGATGGACGTGGCGGGGGCGCTGACGAGCGGGGCGATCACCGAGGACGACCTGCTCGGCGGGCGGTGGGACGGCGCAGCGGTCGCGATCTTTGCGGTGGACTGGACCGATCCGGCGAACCGCGTCGCGCTGGGCGACGGCGTGCTGGGCGCGATCGAGACCGCGGACGGGCGTTTCACCGCCGAATTGCGCGGTCGCGGCGCGGCGCTCGATGCGCCGGCCAGCGAGACGACCTCGCCCGAATGTCGCGCCGAGCTGGGCGATCGGCGCTGCCGCGTGGCGATGGCGGGGCGGCGGCGGATCGCGCGGGTTCTGGGAGTCGTCGACGATGCGGTGACGCTCGATGCCGGGCCGGCGGTCGCGGGTGGCTGGGCCGGCGGGCGGCTGCGCTGTCTCGACGGGGCGAACAGCGGGCTGGAGGATGTCGTGGCGACCGCGGAGGGCGCGGTCGTGCGGATCGCCGGCGTGGCGCGCTATCCGATCGTGCCGGGGGACCGGTGCGAGATGATCGAAGGGTGCGACAAGAGCCTGGCAACCTGTGCGGGGCGGTTCGGCAATGCGGTGAACTTTCGCGGCGAGCCGTTCCTGCCGGGGATCGACCTGCTGACGCGCTATCCCTCGGCATGA
- a CDS encoding DUF2460 domain-containing protein, whose product MAHWLATARPKDGIESYIHRFDPRFWTVNFPRPMMASVVTTSETALRVDAVFYRKDDLAGLIWDAEDRHDHPLLAYETVRDFRDCRLRFRWRSDGVKALDAIHGPTLTIEGRDADGAPRAWYVRLWNYAQGTPEDATIAIDFAAVSGGFTLPGEADPVFAGDVDRMFVSLVPPAYDASDAMLAQPQEGWVELSDIACDGPGAVLSLADTIVPAHGLEIASGYDDSYHLTPERLLRNALHLGYRGAINHYVGMSHYFRLAYSGTALIATLTGGALNVAAQAWHRDFASRAKALGFELIWSLSYELFAAHAPAAWQQCAWDGAPGRTGWAPPSALLSPANATAMAYLQAVAVAFAGLAQDAGMTVRFQVGEPWWWTMPDGRPCLYDTAARAAFGPLAVEIPSMRAPMDAQQTALLDAAGAMLAASTAALTAAVRAVAPDAETLLLAYLPTILDPLAPEAKRANLPVGWAKPAFDVLQLEDYDWCALDNPAATARGIAAAGDRLGYPVEEQHYFAGFVLKPEDRAQWAAIDAAAVRAQSRGVARTFIWALPQVMRDGFVHFDGEDDVIAFDDVRFPLALGQEVAVVAEHSTAIVASAGGHEARNAAWEQARARYDVGPGVRSEADIAQLLAFYRARLGPARAFRLRDPFDWRVVGERLGTGDGARMRFALVKRYEGIVRRITRPTPGTLSVFVNGAATSAFTLEAGGQVAFDAPPAAGAVVTASFDFDVPVRFAEDSLSVNRATFLAGEAPSVPLVEVREA is encoded by the coding sequence ATGGCGCATTGGCTTGCCACCGCCCGGCCGAAGGACGGGATCGAGAGCTATATCCACCGCTTCGACCCGCGGTTCTGGACGGTCAATTTTCCGCGGCCGATGATGGCGAGCGTGGTGACGACCAGCGAGACCGCGCTGCGCGTCGATGCCGTCTTCTATCGCAAGGACGACCTGGCCGGGCTGATCTGGGACGCGGAGGATCGCCACGACCATCCGCTGCTCGCCTATGAAACCGTGCGCGATTTCCGCGACTGTCGGCTGCGGTTTCGCTGGCGGTCGGACGGGGTCAAGGCGCTGGATGCGATCCACGGGCCCACGCTGACGATCGAGGGGCGCGACGCCGATGGGGCGCCGCGCGCCTGGTATGTGCGGCTGTGGAATTACGCGCAGGGCACGCCGGAGGATGCGACGATCGCGATCGATTTCGCGGCGGTGTCGGGCGGCTTCACCTTGCCGGGCGAGGCCGATCCGGTGTTCGCGGGCGATGTCGACCGAATGTTCGTGTCGCTGGTCCCGCCGGCGTACGACGCCAGCGACGCGATGCTGGCGCAACCGCAGGAGGGGTGGGTCGAACTGAGCGACATCGCCTGTGACGGCCCCGGCGCGGTGCTGTCGCTGGCCGACACGATCGTGCCGGCGCACGGGCTGGAGATCGCGAGCGGTTATGACGACAGCTATCACCTGACGCCCGAGCGGCTGCTGCGCAACGCGCTGCACCTGGGGTATCGCGGGGCGATCAACCATTATGTCGGGATGAGCCATTATTTCCGGCTCGCGTACAGTGGAACGGCGTTGATCGCGACGTTGACGGGCGGTGCGCTGAACGTCGCGGCGCAGGCATGGCACCGCGATTTCGCCAGTCGCGCGAAGGCGCTGGGCTTTGAGCTGATCTGGTCGCTGTCCTACGAACTGTTCGCCGCCCATGCGCCGGCAGCGTGGCAGCAATGCGCGTGGGACGGAGCGCCGGGGCGGACGGGGTGGGCGCCGCCGTCGGCGTTGCTGTCTCCAGCCAACGCCACGGCGATGGCGTATCTTCAGGCGGTCGCGGTGGCGTTCGCCGGACTTGCCCAAGACGCCGGGATGACAGTGCGCTTCCAGGTCGGCGAGCCGTGGTGGTGGACGATGCCCGATGGGCGACCGTGCCTGTACGATACGGCGGCGCGGGCGGCGTTCGGGCCGCTGGCGGTGGAGATCCCGTCGATGCGCGCACCGATGGATGCGCAGCAGACCGCGCTGCTCGATGCGGCGGGTGCGATGCTGGCGGCGTCGACCGCGGCGCTGACCGCGGCGGTACGGGCAGTGGCACCGGACGCGGAGACGTTGCTGCTCGCCTATCTGCCGACGATCCTCGACCCGCTGGCGCCCGAGGCGAAGCGCGCGAACCTGCCGGTCGGCTGGGCCAAGCCGGCATTCGATGTACTGCAACTCGAGGATTATGACTGGTGTGCGCTCGACAATCCGGCGGCGACCGCGCGCGGGATCGCGGCGGCGGGGGACCGGCTCGGCTATCCAGTCGAGGAACAGCATTATTTCGCCGGTTTCGTGCTGAAGCCGGAGGACCGCGCGCAATGGGCGGCGATCGATGCCGCGGCGGTGCGGGCGCAAAGCCGCGGGGTGGCGCGGACCTTCATCTGGGCGCTGCCGCAGGTGATGCGTGACGGATTTGTCCATTTCGACGGGGAGGACGATGTGATCGCTTTCGACGACGTGCGCTTTCCGCTGGCGCTGGGTCAGGAGGTCGCGGTGGTGGCGGAACATTCGACCGCGATCGTCGCCAGTGCCGGCGGGCATGAGGCGCGCAACGCCGCCTGGGAACAGGCGCGGGCGCGATATGATGTCGGGCCGGGCGTGCGCAGCGAGGCGGATATCGCGCAGCTGCTTGCCTTCTACCGTGCGCGGCTGGGACCGGCGCGGGCGTTCCGCCTTCGTGATCCGTTCGACTGGCGCGTGGTCGGCGAGCGGCTGGGAACCGGCGACGGGGCGCGGATGCGGTTCGCCCTCGTAAAGCGGTACGAGGGCATCGTGCGGCGGATCACGCGGCCGACGCCGGGGACGCTCAGCGTCTTCGTGAACGGTGCGGCAACGTCAGCCTTTACGCTGGAGGCCGGTGGGCAGGTCGCGTTCGATGCGCCGCCCGCCGCGGGAGCAGTGGTGACGGCGAGTTTCGACTTCGATGTACCGGTGCGTTTTGCCGAGGACAGCCTGAGCGTGAACCGGGCGACGTTTCTGGCAGGCGAGGCGCCATCGGTGCCGCTGGTCGAGGTGCGCGAGGCATGA
- a CDS encoding phage tail assembly chaperone, translating to MRLAGRVCAGVGWAPDTFWSATPAEVAALFGDPADTVPTLTSADLTTLMEAHPDG from the coding sequence TTGCGGCTCGCCGGGCGCGTCTGCGCTGGCGTCGGATGGGCGCCCGACACGTTCTGGTCGGCCACCCCGGCCGAGGTCGCCGCACTGTTCGGCGATCCGGCCGACACCGTGCCGACCCTCACGTCCGCCGATCTCACGACATTGATGGAGGCCCATCCCGATGGATGA
- a CDS encoding gene transfer agent family protein, which produces MTPVDPGANPARGEAALRVSGEVLVVRPTFAALVAAEGELGPLFALVERAADGRLAIGEMVVLFWHCLRDRPEGLTRDAFGEAIVAGGLAAATPVLREVLRQVLAGR; this is translated from the coding sequence ATGACGCCGGTCGATCCTGGGGCGAACCCCGCGCGGGGGGAAGCGGCGCTGCGCGTGAGCGGCGAGGTGCTGGTGGTGCGGCCGACCTTTGCCGCGCTGGTGGCGGCGGAGGGGGAATTGGGGCCGCTGTTCGCTCTGGTCGAGCGGGCGGCCGACGGGCGACTGGCGATCGGCGAGATGGTCGTGCTGTTCTGGCATTGCCTGCGCGATCGGCCGGAGGGGCTGACGCGCGACGCGTTCGGCGAGGCGATCGTGGCGGGGGGACTGGCGGCGGCGACGCCGGTGCTGCGCGAGGTGTTGCGACAAGTGTTGGCGGGGCGGTGA